One part of the Hyalangium ruber genome encodes these proteins:
- a CDS encoding glycosyltransferase 87 family protein, whose protein sequence is MSASPSPSAPRLSLPHWLALAASVVPLAVYAFSPRLGDLPLYHGWARSFLGGAVPYLDFRFEYPPYALPWFIPAAWLGGTLPRFVTLFGLQLTLLDGFIKWMLLSEGVRRWGRAPRAWVPFAVYSVVSLMQSIHYLKRYDVIPATLALAALVALARRREGWAGAALAVGTVTKLYPAVLVPLALALCWKRGRTRQLVRGMVAGVLPLVPLSFFWPWWRFASFHVERGLQVESLGASLLWAAHLLGLAQAEWVHATAAYELHGADAEAVKAVTRWLWVAGSLGAAAVGVRAVLHRLPERMEDVARLALVPLVAFVVLNPVLSPQFLIWLTGAAALALLSGSPWAPAAILVAAAITRGIFAGSTYNTGINAGYTLLLLARNGLLLGAGVALTREVWRAASTRTPESQGQVDLGA, encoded by the coding sequence GTGTCCGCTTCGCCCTCCCCTTCCGCGCCGCGCCTGAGCCTCCCCCACTGGCTCGCACTCGCCGCGAGCGTGGTCCCCCTGGCGGTCTACGCGTTCTCACCCCGGCTCGGAGATCTGCCGCTGTACCACGGGTGGGCGCGCTCCTTTCTGGGCGGCGCCGTCCCCTACCTGGACTTCCGCTTCGAGTATCCGCCCTACGCGCTGCCGTGGTTCATCCCCGCGGCCTGGCTGGGTGGGACGCTGCCGCGCTTCGTGACGCTCTTCGGCCTGCAGCTCACGCTGCTCGATGGCTTCATCAAGTGGATGCTGCTGTCCGAGGGCGTGCGGCGCTGGGGCCGAGCCCCTCGGGCGTGGGTGCCCTTCGCCGTGTACAGCGTCGTGAGCCTGATGCAGAGCATCCACTACCTGAAGCGCTATGACGTCATCCCCGCGACCCTGGCGCTGGCGGCCCTCGTGGCCCTGGCGCGCAGGCGCGAGGGGTGGGCGGGGGCGGCGCTCGCGGTGGGCACGGTGACCAAGCTGTACCCCGCGGTGCTGGTGCCGCTGGCGCTGGCGCTGTGCTGGAAGCGAGGCAGGACGCGGCAGCTCGTGCGGGGAATGGTCGCGGGCGTGCTGCCGCTGGTGCCGCTCAGCTTCTTCTGGCCCTGGTGGCGCTTTGCCTCCTTCCACGTCGAGCGGGGCCTGCAGGTGGAGTCGCTCGGCGCCTCCTTGCTGTGGGCCGCGCACCTGCTGGGGCTCGCCCAGGCCGAGTGGGTACACGCCACGGCCGCGTACGAGCTTCATGGCGCCGACGCCGAGGCGGTGAAGGCGGTAACGCGGTGGCTGTGGGTGGCGGGCTCGCTGGGGGCGGCGGCGGTGGGCGTGCGGGCGGTGCTGCACCGGCTGCCCGAGCGCATGGAGGACGTGGCACGCCTGGCGCTGGTGCCGCTGGTGGCCTTCGTCGTCCTCAACCCGGTGCTCAGCCCGCAGTTCCTCATCTGGCTGACGGGCGCGGCCGCGCTGGCGCTGCTGTCCGGTTCTCCGTGGGCCCCGGCCGCCATCCTCGTGGCCGCCGCCATCACCCGAGGCATCTTCGCCGGCAGCACCTACAACACGGGCATCAACGCCGGGTACACGCTGCTGCTGCTCGCGCGCAACGGCCTGCTGCTGGGCGCCGGCGTGGCGCTCACCCGCGAGGTGTGGCGCGCCGCGAGCACCCGTACACCTGAGTCCCAGGGGCAGGTGGACCTGGGGGCCTGA